One Acidobacteriota bacterium DNA window includes the following coding sequences:
- a CDS encoding amidohydrolase, whose translation MLPVIDAWAQPARRDAFEKLPEIARLFKQSGSTQLLETGLTTAQIVAEMDRAGVQTLMLSAWHRPGMSIFSNDLIAEMVAEFPDRFVGVAAVNLEKPVEAVREMDRAVRQLGFKALRIVPWLWKLPPNDKFYFPLYVKCIELDIPFCTQVGHTGPLMPSETGRPVPYLDEVALVFPELKIVAGHIGHPWTDEMIGVAWKHENVYIDTSAYLPRYYPPQLLHYLKTYGQDKVLFGSNFPQLSLEKCVQQVKELGLADDIKAKFLFQNARRVFKLETK comes from the coding sequence ATCCTTCCCGTCATTGACGCTTGGGCGCAACCGGCTCGGCGTGACGCATTTGAAAAGCTGCCGGAGATTGCGCGCTTGTTCAAACAATCCGGCTCGACTCAATTGCTCGAAACCGGTCTGACGACAGCGCAGATTGTTGCCGAAATGGATCGCGCTGGCGTTCAGACGTTGATGCTGTCAGCTTGGCATCGTCCGGGAATGAGCATTTTCAGCAACGATTTGATTGCCGAAATGGTCGCAGAATTTCCGGATCGGTTTGTCGGCGTCGCGGCGGTCAATTTGGAAAAACCTGTCGAAGCCGTTCGCGAAATGGATCGCGCTGTGCGGCAGCTTGGCTTCAAAGCCCTGCGCATCGTTCCCTGGCTGTGGAAACTGCCGCCGAACGACAAGTTTTACTTTCCGCTGTACGTCAAATGCATTGAACTCGACATTCCCTTTTGCACACAGGTCGGCCACACCGGCCCGCTGATGCCTTCGGAAACGGGAAGGCCGGTTCCGTATCTTGATGAAGTCGCACTGGTCTTTCCTGAACTGAAAATCGTCGCCGGACACATCGGCCATCCGTGGACGGACGAAATGATTGGCGTCGCCTGGAAACACGAGAATGTGTACATTGACACGTCGGCGTATCTGCCGCGTTATTACCCGCCGCAGTTGCTGCATTACCTAAAAACGTACGGACAGGACAAAGTGCTGTTCGGGTCGAACTTCCCGCAGTTGTCGTTGGAAAAATGTGTGCAGCAGGTCAAAGAACTCGGCTTGGCAGATGACATAAAAGCCAAGTTTCTTTTCCAGAATGCTCGGCGTGTGTTCAAGCTTGAAACCAAGTGA
- a CDS encoding enoyl-CoA hydratase/isomerase family protein: MQIKKAAVLGAGVMGAQIAAHLANAGIPCLLLDIAPKELTPEEQAKGLTLESRAVRNRIAQSGFDAAQKAKPAAFFITEAAKLITVGNFEDDLPKLKDCDWVLEAIVEKLDIKRSLYERIEPHLKPEAIITSNTSGIPLIQLAEGRSDNFRRRFLGTHFFNPPRYLHLMEIITQPETAGEVACFMAGFLDKTLGKGIVYAKDTPGFVANRIGNFSMLNAFNVMGELGLSFEEMDALTGTVIGHAKSASFRTLDVVGLDTAYNVAKNLYASLPNDEKRESFKVPAFMEKMVERRLLGDKTGGGFYKKVGKDITTLNTTTFEYRPQQKAQFASLSAAKQIESLPERLRALVYADDKAGEFLWRTMSEAGSYAANRIPEIADNIVEIDNAMKWGFAHEMGPFEKWDAIGVEKSVERMKEEGRPIPANVEKMLSTGAKSFYKTENGQRLYFDFVSGEYKPVRVPAGITILKSLKDQNKVIKKNAGASLIDLGDGVICVEFHSKMNALGSDQLGMIQWAIKEVEKNYVGLVIGNQGENFSAGANIMMMLMAAQEGEWDDINLGVRQFQNTTMSLRYSAKPVVVAPHHLTLGGGCEMVLHADRAVAAAETYIGLVEVGVGLLPGGGGTKEMAVRAAEAVEASPGVDQFEVLKSNFELTAMGKVATSAVEARKWGLLRKADRVVMNDKRVIEEAKQTVLTLAHEGHTPPQPRQDVLVLGEAALTKFKLGMHMMRRGGYISDHDALIGLKIATVMSGGNLTRPTRVSEQYLLDLEREAFVSLCGTKATQERLAHMLKTGKPLRN, encoded by the coding sequence ATGCAGATCAAAAAAGCAGCGGTGTTAGGCGCAGGCGTGATGGGCGCACAAATTGCTGCGCACTTGGCAAATGCCGGGATTCCCTGTTTGCTGCTGGACATTGCGCCGAAAGAATTGACGCCTGAAGAGCAGGCCAAAGGTTTGACGCTGGAATCGCGCGCCGTTCGCAACCGCATCGCGCAATCTGGGTTCGACGCCGCGCAGAAAGCCAAACCCGCCGCCTTTTTCATCACCGAGGCTGCGAAACTCATTACGGTCGGCAACTTTGAAGATGATCTGCCGAAGCTGAAAGATTGTGATTGGGTGCTGGAAGCCATTGTTGAAAAACTGGACATCAAACGGTCACTGTATGAACGCATTGAGCCGCACTTGAAACCGGAAGCAATCATTACGTCAAACACGTCAGGCATTCCGCTGATCCAACTTGCCGAAGGCCGTTCGGACAATTTCCGCCGCCGATTCCTGGGCACGCACTTTTTCAATCCGCCGCGCTATTTGCACCTGATGGAAATCATCACGCAGCCAGAAACTGCCGGAGAAGTCGCCTGCTTTATGGCCGGGTTTCTGGACAAAACCCTGGGCAAAGGTATCGTGTATGCCAAAGACACGCCGGGGTTTGTCGCCAATCGCATCGGCAATTTCTCCATGCTCAATGCGTTTAACGTGATGGGTGAACTCGGCCTGAGTTTTGAAGAAATGGACGCGCTGACCGGAACTGTCATCGGCCACGCCAAAAGCGCGAGTTTCCGCACGCTGGATGTGGTTGGATTGGATACAGCCTACAACGTAGCCAAAAACCTGTACGCCAGTTTGCCCAATGACGAAAAGCGCGAATCGTTCAAAGTGCCCGCGTTTATGGAGAAAATGGTCGAACGGCGTTTGCTGGGCGACAAAACAGGCGGCGGCTTTTACAAGAAAGTCGGCAAAGACATTACGACGCTCAACACTACGACGTTTGAATATCGTCCGCAGCAAAAGGCGCAGTTCGCTTCTTTGAGCGCAGCCAAGCAAATCGAAAGTCTTCCTGAACGGCTACGCGCGCTTGTGTACGCCGACGACAAAGCCGGGGAATTCCTCTGGCGTACGATGTCCGAAGCGGGTAGCTACGCCGCCAACCGCATTCCGGAAATCGCCGACAACATCGTCGAAATTGACAACGCGATGAAATGGGGCTTTGCGCATGAAATGGGGCCGTTTGAAAAATGGGACGCCATTGGCGTGGAAAAATCCGTCGAGCGGATGAAAGAAGAAGGCCGTCCGATCCCCGCCAACGTTGAAAAGATGCTCAGCACGGGAGCCAAGAGCTTTTACAAAACCGAAAACGGCCAGCGGCTTTACTTCGATTTTGTCAGCGGCGAATACAAACCCGTTCGCGTCCCGGCGGGCATCACGATTCTGAAGTCTCTGAAAGACCAAAACAAAGTCATCAAGAAAAATGCCGGAGCCAGTCTGATTGACCTCGGCGATGGCGTCATTTGCGTCGAGTTCCACTCAAAGATGAACGCGCTCGGTTCGGATCAACTGGGAATGATTCAGTGGGCGATCAAGGAAGTCGAAAAGAATTACGTCGGCCTGGTCATCGGCAATCAAGGCGAGAATTTTTCGGCGGGCGCAAATATCATGATGATGCTGATGGCCGCGCAGGAAGGCGAATGGGATGATATCAACCTGGGCGTTCGCCAGTTCCAGAATACGACGATGAGTTTGCGGTATTCCGCAAAACCGGTTGTTGTCGCGCCGCATCATCTGACGCTCGGCGGAGGCTGTGAAATGGTGTTACATGCGGATCGCGCAGTCGCGGCGGCGGAAACGTACATCGGACTGGTCGAAGTTGGCGTTGGCTTGCTTCCGGGCGGCGGCGGCACAAAGGAAATGGCCGTCCGCGCTGCCGAAGCTGTTGAAGCTTCGCCGGGCGTGGATCAGTTTGAAGTCCTGAAAAGCAATTTTGAATTGACTGCGATGGGCAAAGTCGCCACTTCCGCTGTCGAAGCTCGCAAGTGGGGCTTGCTGCGCAAAGCCGACCGCGTGGTGATGAACGACAAACGCGTCATCGAAGAAGCCAAACAAACTGTGCTGACTTTGGCTCACGAAGGCCACACGCCGCCACAACCGCGCCAGGACGTGTTGGTGCTGGGCGAAGCGGCGCTGACCAAATTCAAACTGGGAATGCACATGATGAGGCGTGGCGGCTACATTTCAGATCACGACGCACTGATTGGCTTGAAGATCGCGACGGTGATGAGCGGCGGCAATTTGACGCGGCCCACGCGCGTCAGCGAACAATACCTGCTTGACCTGGAACGCGAAGCTTTTGTCAGCCTGTGCGGAACGAAGGCGACTCAGGAACGATTGGCGCATATGCTGAAGACGGGAAAACCGCTGCGGAATTGA
- a CDS encoding TetR/AcrR family transcriptional regulator: MQNKHKLAVRADERPDEKTRNGKFETILRAAAKVFAQSGYFNAKVSDVARSAGVADGTVYLYFKNKDDLLTSIFSWAMGEFLTRAREELAEIANAKEKLLRFARLHFSLLEQERDIAIVFQIELRQSTKFMEQFSKTYLAAYLQMLREIIEEGQKSGVFRPALNAKLIAKLLFGMLDEMATNWVLSHGNHSLTDMAEPVLDIFFNGVNASHA, encoded by the coding sequence ATGCAAAATAAACATAAGTTGGCAGTTCGGGCCGACGAACGACCCGACGAAAAAACTCGCAACGGCAAGTTTGAAACGATTCTGCGCGCGGCAGCCAAAGTCTTTGCTCAATCGGGTTACTTCAATGCAAAAGTTTCAGACGTGGCGCGCTCGGCAGGAGTCGCCGACGGCACGGTTTACCTCTATTTCAAAAATAAGGACGATTTGCTGACTTCCATCTTTAGCTGGGCGATGGGAGAATTCCTGACGCGCGCTCGCGAGGAACTGGCTGAAATCGCGAATGCAAAGGAAAAGCTTCTTCGGTTTGCCCGGCTACATTTCTCACTACTGGAACAAGAGCGGGATATTGCCATTGTTTTCCAAATCGAATTGCGCCAATCCACCAAATTCATGGAGCAATTTTCGAAAACCTATTTGGCTGCATACCTGCAAATGCTTCGGGAAATCATTGAAGAAGGTCAAAAAAGCGGAGTCTTCCGCCCTGCTCTGAACGCCAAGCTCATCGCGAAGTTGCTATTCGGCATGCTAGACGAAATGGCAACCAACTGGGTTTTGAGTCATGGCAACCACAGCCTGACGGACATGGCCGAACCGGTATTGGATATTTTTTTCAATGGAGTGAATGCCAGCCATGCCTGA
- a CDS encoding DUF2442 domain-containing protein has protein sequence MTSLMLETEPVAINVAVSDEKLIVDLEDGRSVSVPLAWYPRLADASDDERQNWELLGDGYAIEWPALDEHIGVEALLAGRRSGESSKSLERWRAARSA, from the coding sequence ATGACTTCTTTAATGCTTGAAACTGAACCAGTCGCCATCAATGTTGCCGTCTCAGACGAAAAGCTGATCGTTGATTTGGAAGACGGACGCAGCGTTTCGGTACCACTCGCCTGGTATCCTCGTTTGGCTGATGCTTCTGATGACGAGCGGCAAAACTGGGAATTACTCGGCGATGGCTACGCAATCGAATGGCCCGCACTGGATGAACACATCGGAGTTGAAGCACTGCTGGCGGGCAGGCGTAGCGGTGAAAGTAGTAAGTCACTGGAACGATGGCGAGCGGCGCGTTCCGCTTAA
- a CDS encoding DUF4160 domain-containing protein: protein MPTVLQIGPYSFIFFSSDRGESAHIHVKRDRQLAKFWLDPISLATNRGFKEHELNKLEKLVEANRQAFVEAWNDFFNA from the coding sequence ATGCCCACGGTTCTTCAAATTGGTCCTTACAGTTTCATCTTCTTCAGTTCCGATCGTGGGGAATCTGCGCACATCCACGTCAAACGCGACCGGCAACTTGCCAAGTTCTGGCTTGATCCAATTTCGCTGGCAACCAATCGTGGTTTCAAAGAACATGAGTTGAACAAACTTGAAAAGCTGGTGGAAGCGAACCGCCAGGCATTCGTGGAGGCATGGAATGACTTCTTTAATGCTTGA
- a CDS encoding acetyl-CoA C-acyltransferase: MREAVIVNALRTAVGKSGRGALKDSRPDDLTAAVIKQLLADAPQINPAEIEDVVIGCATPEAQQGMNMARQVSLLAGIPNTASAITINRFCSSGLQAIAQAAEHIMVGSADVAIGGGAESMSLLPMGGYNLSPNPTLVDVYPDTYLNMGLTAENLARKYEITREQADEFSVRSHRNAASAIDFGRFKEEIVPFTVAARELESDDKGRAKIRVKETVFEVDEGVRRDTTMEGLAKLRPAFHVKGTVTAGNSSQTSDGAAAALVMSAERAQSYGLQPMARFVAFATAGVAPEEMGIGPVFAIPKVLKIAGLNLEDIDLIELNEAFAAQALSVIKVLNLDLERLNVNGGAVALGHPLGCTGAKLTATLLHEMKRRKARYGMVTMCVGGGMGAAGIFENLMR, translated from the coding sequence ATGCGTGAAGCAGTGATTGTCAATGCGCTCAGAACCGCCGTCGGCAAATCCGGGCGAGGCGCGCTGAAAGATTCCAGGCCGGATGATTTGACCGCAGCCGTCATCAAACAATTGTTGGCCGATGCGCCGCAAATCAATCCGGCGGAAATCGAAGACGTGGTTATCGGCTGCGCGACGCCCGAAGCCCAGCAGGGCATGAACATGGCTCGGCAAGTCTCTTTGCTCGCGGGCATTCCCAATACGGCGTCGGCCATTACCATCAATCGCTTTTGCTCTTCAGGGTTGCAAGCCATTGCCCAAGCCGCCGAACACATTATGGTCGGTTCGGCGGATGTAGCCATTGGCGGCGGCGCTGAATCCATGTCGCTGTTGCCAATGGGCGGGTACAATTTGTCGCCGAATCCGACGCTGGTGGATGTTTATCCCGACACCTATTTGAACATGGGATTGACGGCGGAAAATCTGGCGCGCAAATATGAAATCACACGTGAACAAGCCGACGAATTCAGCGTGCGGTCGCATCGCAACGCGGCTTCGGCGATTGATTTTGGCCGATTCAAAGAAGAAATCGTTCCCTTCACCGTCGCCGCGCGCGAACTGGAAAGCGACGACAAAGGTCGCGCCAAAATTCGCGTAAAGGAAACCGTTTTTGAAGTGGACGAAGGCGTTCGCCGCGACACGACGATGGAAGGATTGGCAAAACTCCGCCCGGCCTTTCACGTCAAAGGGACCGTCACCGCTGGCAATTCCTCGCAAACGTCTGACGGCGCAGCGGCTGCGCTGGTGATGTCTGCCGAGCGCGCGCAAAGCTACGGTTTGCAGCCGATGGCGCGCTTTGTGGCATTTGCCACGGCGGGCGTTGCCCCCGAAGAAATGGGCATCGGGCCGGTCTTCGCAATCCCAAAGGTATTGAAAATCGCTGGATTGAACCTGGAAGACATTGACTTGATCGAACTCAACGAAGCTTTCGCGGCGCAAGCGTTGTCGGTCATCAAAGTCTTGAACCTCGATCTGGAACGGTTAAACGTCAACGGCGGAGCGGTTGCGCTGGGTCACCCGCTCGGTTGCACGGGCGCGAAGCTGACTGCGACGTTGCTCCACGAAATGAAACGCCGAAAGGCGCGCTACGGTATGGTGACGATGTGCGTCGGCGGCGGCATGGGCGCGGCGGGAATTTTTGAAAATTTGATGCGATAA
- a CDS encoding acyl-CoA dehydrogenase family protein: MAAALEKEVIKGGGFLLQETLPATVYSPEDFSDEQLLIGQTTTEFFDKEIIPNSEKIESKDYEIQRELIKKGADLGLINATIPEEYGGLELDHVSNMLIAENMSGQASFSTGFGATSSIGLLPIVLFGTHEQKEKYLSKIGSGEWIGAYCLSESGSGSDALAAKSTARLSEDGQHWILNGEKMWITNGGFADVFTVFAKVDGQHFTGFIVEKNDPGVSHGNEEHKLGQRGSSTTPVLMQDAKIPKDRLLGEIGKGHLIAFNVLNFGRIKMGAGAIGGGKRVLSQAAKYAAQRHQFGRPISSFGAIKYKLAEMLARLYAGESAVYRTAGMIETKEETIDKKNPAELMKAIEEYAIECAIIKVAGTETLFYCADENVQIHGGNGFTEDYPAEGVYRDCRVNRIYEGTNEINRLLIPGQLIKRAMKGGLPLFQAAMKLQEELLAGPSFDMDEDDSPLANERKLAANAKKVAIALIGSAAQKFQATLTEQQMILSWTADVIIEAFQIDSAVGRTAKLIAKNGPDKHGYEIDATKLYTYDAINRIEIAAKNALAAIAEGDELRMMLVALRRLTKQDALNTAAIRERLADKVVEAGGYIF; this comes from the coding sequence ATGGCAGCAGCATTGGAAAAAGAAGTCATTAAAGGCGGCGGGTTTCTGCTTCAGGAAACCTTGCCCGCAACCGTTTACTCACCCGAAGATTTCAGCGACGAACAATTGTTGATCGGCCAAACGACGACGGAATTTTTCGACAAGGAAATCATTCCCAACAGCGAAAAGATCGAAAGCAAGGATTACGAAATCCAGCGCGAACTGATCAAAAAAGGCGCGGATCTGGGTTTGATCAACGCCACAATTCCGGAAGAATACGGCGGGCTGGAACTTGATCACGTGTCGAACATGCTGATTGCCGAAAATATGTCCGGCCAAGCGTCGTTTTCGACAGGCTTTGGCGCAACCAGCAGCATTGGCTTGCTGCCAATTGTTTTGTTCGGCACGCACGAACAGAAGGAAAAATACTTATCCAAAATCGGCTCCGGCGAATGGATCGGCGCTTACTGTTTGAGTGAATCCGGCTCTGGATCGGACGCGCTCGCAGCCAAGTCCACTGCGCGTTTGAGCGAAGATGGCCAGCACTGGATTCTGAACGGCGAAAAGATGTGGATCACCAACGGTGGTTTCGCCGATGTCTTCACGGTTTTCGCCAAAGTGGATGGCCAGCACTTCACGGGCTTCATTGTCGAAAAGAATGATCCTGGCGTCAGCCACGGCAATGAAGAACACAAGCTCGGCCAGCGCGGTTCCTCGACCACGCCGGTTCTGATGCAGGACGCCAAAATTCCCAAAGATCGTTTGCTCGGCGAAATCGGCAAAGGCCATTTGATCGCCTTCAACGTGCTGAACTTCGGACGCATCAAAATGGGCGCTGGAGCCATCGGGGGCGGCAAACGCGTGTTGTCACAAGCTGCTAAATACGCTGCCCAACGTCATCAATTCGGTCGCCCCATCTCCAGTTTTGGCGCAATCAAATATAAATTGGCCGAAATGCTGGCGCGGTTGTACGCGGGCGAATCCGCCGTGTACCGCACCGCCGGAATGATCGAAACCAAAGAAGAAACCATTGACAAAAAGAACCCCGCCGAATTGATGAAAGCCATCGAGGAATACGCCATTGAATGCGCCATCATCAAAGTTGCCGGAACCGAAACGCTGTTTTATTGCGCCGATGAAAACGTGCAGATTCACGGCGGCAACGGCTTTACCGAAGATTACCCGGCGGAAGGCGTGTACCGCGATTGCCGCGTCAACCGCATTTACGAAGGCACGAACGAAATTAACCGCTTGCTGATTCCCGGCCAGTTGATCAAGCGCGCCATGAAAGGCGGTTTGCCGCTGTTCCAGGCGGCGATGAAGCTGCAGGAAGAATTGCTGGCCGGTCCTTCGTTTGATATGGACGAAGACGATTCGCCGCTGGCCAACGAACGCAAACTGGCCGCCAACGCCAAGAAAGTCGCCATCGCCTTGATCGGTTCCGCCGCGCAAAAATTCCAGGCGACGCTGACTGAACAACAGATGATTTTGAGCTGGACGGCGGATGTCATCATTGAAGCCTTCCAGATTGACAGCGCCGTTGGACGCACCGCGAAGCTGATTGCCAAAAACGGTCCAGACAAACACGGCTATGAAATTGATGCGACCAAGCTTTACACCTACGACGCGATCAACCGGATCGAAATCGCCGCAAAAAATGCGCTGGCAGCAATTGCCGAAGGCGACGAACTGCGCATGATGCTGGTCGCGTTGCGCCGCCTAACCAAACAGGACGCGCTTAACACTGCCGCCATCCGCGAACGGTTGGCTGACAAAGTCGTCGAAGCGGGCGGCTACATTTTCTAA
- a CDS encoding long-chain fatty acid--CoA ligase, with translation MPAMPDASALSTSQSAQSIKTLVDLFRHSIAKEKAALLNFKRDGQWHAMSSSELFEKVRLAAMGLYALGVQPGHHVGLLSENRVEWTIADLAVINCGAADVPIYSTQAPKQVAYILNDAGVEILFISNQDQYDRVRDALNSCPKLRVIISFDSVNAPSGKVMSFGELLNWGTAAYDTDPHAFESLQATVTPETLATLIYTSGTTGDPKGVMLSHSNLVANVLSTAEVMTVDEDEPALSFLPFSHIFERAVIYYYLYTRARVYYARSIESVAEDLRDVKPHYLTSVPRLFEKIQARAMDKADEKGGLTAKLAHWAIEVGQQWGETVSNGGKPGFALALKHKVADALFFSKWREAMGGHIRYFVAGGAALAPDLAKTFYAAGMPILQGYGLTESSPGITSNSEAHNRLGSVGRAMPGVTIKIAADGEILAAGPNIMQGYYNRLEETEEALEPDAEGRVWLHTGDIGELDKDGFLFITDRKKDLLKTSGGKYIAPQPIENAIKRSRFVNQVIVIGDQRKFPAVLIVPQMDALKAYADQAGIGAKTASALIAHPQIVRLIEDEVAKHTAELSQYEKIKAVLLLEHEMTVESGELTPTLKVKRRVVVEKYKKAIDRLYHEKEVAHAGAE, from the coding sequence ATGCCAGCCATGCCTGATGCCAGCGCGCTTTCAACCTCTCAGTCCGCCCAATCTATCAAAACCTTGGTGGATTTGTTTCGACACTCAATCGCGAAGGAAAAAGCTGCACTGCTCAACTTCAAACGAGATGGTCAATGGCATGCAATGTCTTCGAGCGAACTGTTTGAAAAAGTTCGCTTGGCGGCAATGGGGTTGTATGCGTTGGGAGTCCAGCCCGGCCACCACGTGGGATTGTTATCTGAAAACCGGGTCGAATGGACGATTGCCGATCTGGCTGTCATCAACTGCGGCGCAGCCGACGTGCCGATTTATTCAACGCAAGCGCCAAAGCAGGTCGCTTACATATTGAACGATGCTGGTGTTGAAATTCTGTTTATTTCCAATCAGGATCAATATGATCGAGTCCGTGATGCGCTGAATTCCTGCCCCAAATTGCGTGTGATTATTTCCTTCGACTCGGTCAACGCCCCCAGCGGCAAAGTCATGAGCTTTGGAGAACTGCTCAATTGGGGCACCGCGGCTTACGACACCGACCCACATGCATTTGAATCACTGCAAGCTACGGTCACTCCGGAAACGTTGGCAACACTGATTTATACATCGGGAACCACTGGCGATCCGAAAGGCGTGATGCTTTCGCACAGCAATCTGGTCGCGAACGTTTTGAGCACGGCTGAAGTGATGACCGTAGATGAAGACGAACCGGCGCTGAGCTTTCTTCCCTTTTCTCATATCTTCGAGCGGGCAGTGATTTATTACTACTTGTACACCCGCGCCAGGGTTTACTACGCCCGCAGCATTGAATCCGTCGCTGAAGATTTGCGCGACGTAAAGCCGCATTACCTGACCAGCGTTCCGCGCCTATTCGAAAAAATCCAGGCTCGCGCCATGGACAAAGCCGATGAAAAAGGCGGCTTGACGGCCAAACTCGCTCACTGGGCAATCGAAGTCGGTCAGCAATGGGGAGAAACCGTCAGCAATGGCGGCAAGCCCGGCTTCGCTCTGGCACTTAAACACAAAGTCGCCGACGCGTTGTTCTTTTCAAAATGGCGCGAAGCAATGGGCGGGCACATTCGTTACTTTGTGGCCGGTGGAGCCGCACTTGCACCTGATTTGGCGAAAACGTTTTATGCTGCGGGAATGCCAATTTTACAAGGATATGGGTTAACCGAAAGCTCTCCGGGCATTACGTCCAACTCCGAAGCACACAACAGACTTGGTTCCGTTGGAAGGGCAATGCCCGGCGTGACCATCAAAATTGCTGCGGATGGTGAAATCCTGGCCGCTGGTCCGAACATCATGCAGGGGTATTACAATCGCCTAGAAGAAACGGAAGAGGCGCTGGAACCAGACGCAGAAGGCCGCGTTTGGTTGCACACTGGCGACATTGGCGAACTCGACAAAGATGGTTTTCTGTTTATCACCGACCGCAAGAAGGATTTGCTGAAAACCAGCGGCGGCAAATACATAGCTCCGCAACCCATCGAAAATGCCATCAAACGCAGCCGGTTCGTCAATCAAGTCATCGTCATCGGCGACCAGAGGAAATTCCCCGCCGTGCTGATCGTTCCGCAAATGGATGCGCTCAAGGCCTATGCCGATCAAGCGGGCATCGGCGCCAAGACGGCATCTGCACTTATTGCCCACCCACAAATCGTCCGCTTGATCGAAGACGAAGTGGCCAAACACACGGCGGAGTTATCTCAATACGAAAAAATCAAAGCCGTACTGTTGCTGGAACACGAAATGACCGTCGAAAGCGGCGAATTGACTCCGACGCTCAAGGTCAAGCGACGTGTCGTCGTCGAAAAGTATAAGAAAGCGATTGACCGGCTTTATCACGAAAAAGAAGTGGCACATGCTGGAGCCGAGTAA
- a CDS encoding Crp/Fnr family transcriptional regulator, whose protein sequence is MSSLDLIEGLARLEFSYLFDYLTLKAIASKFTFKRYPHRSMIYNIGDERSQVFGLINGYVKVMRADKRGNQALIDILAPGVIFGEDALYLTGSRDRAMQAHDDVTVVYVSKEDFQQLISEHPRLYDYVFRTIGERLKRTEDRVLNLSLEAVPGRLTKVLSEMAFRYGTVQENGSIVINLKLPHREIADLVGSTRESVTAHLNDLRRRELIDINERHIVINDLAALTDGA, encoded by the coding sequence ATGTCGAGTTTGGATTTGATTGAAGGACTGGCGCGTTTGGAATTTAGTTATCTTTTTGATTACCTGACCCTGAAGGCGATTGCTTCAAAGTTTACTTTCAAGCGATATCCGCACCGGAGCATGATTTACAACATTGGGGATGAACGGAGTCAGGTATTTGGTCTGATAAATGGTTATGTCAAAGTCATGCGTGCGGATAAACGTGGGAATCAGGCGTTGATAGACATTCTGGCGCCTGGTGTGATTTTCGGAGAAGACGCGCTGTACCTGACCGGCTCGCGTGACAGAGCAATGCAGGCGCACGATGATGTGACCGTAGTTTATGTAAGCAAAGAAGATTTTCAGCAACTGATCAGCGAGCATCCGCGGTTATACGATTATGTGTTCCGCACCATCGGTGAACGGTTGAAACGCACCGAAGATCGCGTGTTGAATCTTTCTCTGGAAGCAGTTCCGGGACGGTTGACCAAAGTATTGTCCGAAATGGCATTTCGATATGGAACCGTTCAGGAAAATGGCTCAATCGTCATCAACCTGAAATTGCCGCATCGCGAAATTGCCGATCTGGTTGGCAGCACGCGAGAATCGGTGACCGCTCACCTGAATGATTTGCGTCGGCGCGAACTGATTGACATCAACGAAAGGCACATTGTCATCAATGATTTGGCAGCCTTGACTGATGGCGCCTGA